In Streptomyces pluripotens, the genomic window GTAGCGGTCGGCGCCGGCGGCCACCTCCGGGGCGACCAGGGCGAGCGAGCGCCTCAGGTCGTCATCGGCGAGGAGTCCGGCCAGCCGCTTCCGTTCCCGGTCCGCGGCCTGCGGGTACTCCCGGTCCAGCGCTTCCCGCAGACTGTCCCGCGCGTCGCGGGCCGCCCGCCAGCGGGTCATCGCGGGCACTGGATCGTCCTCGGTGCGCGGCACGCGGTCGTTGTGGACGTCCCGGCGCAGCGCGATCAGCGGGCCGCGCTCGCCGGGGTCGGCGGTTGCGCCGATGAGTTGGTGCAGCTCCGCGGAGCAGACCTCCGCGGTGGCCTCGACCTCGTTCTCCGCGGCGCACACCGCGTCCAGCAGCGCGGCCAGTACGGAGTCCGCCAGACGTGTCCGGGGCAGCGGGTTGACGCGCAGCATCCACAGCGGCTCACCGGCGGGGGCGTCCTCGCCGGTACACCGGGGCCTCACGCGGCGGACCCGGCGGGCCGGCCGGCCGCCGCCCGGGACAGGCGGTCGCTCCAGGATTCCCCCAGCACCTCGTCCACGGTCTCCGCGATGGCGTAACACAGGTAGTAGCGGTGCAGCGGGGCCACGTCGAGCAGCAGGAGCTGTTGGTAGAACAGGTTGATCAACAGCCGGTACGAGGCGAACCAGTTGGTGGTGCCTGCCAGCGCCCCGGAGGCGTTCACGGCCGCGTGGAAGTCGCTGCCCCGCTGGCCGCTGACGTCTTCCTGGCCGGGCGGTCCCATCGTGCGCTCGTCGAAGCCGCCTTCCCGCTCCTCCAGTGTCCGCAGGGTCAGCGCCTCCTGCGCGACGGCCGAGTCGAAGACCCCCATGCAGTACTGGAACGCCTGACGCCAGCGGGCCGCCGAGGGGCTGCAGGTGTCCTCCAGCGTCTGCTGCACCAGGGCCCGCAGCAGCGGTGCATCGCCCGCGAGACGGCGCGCGAAGGCCGGCCGTACGTCCTTGCGGGGCGCCGCCCAGGAGAGGAACGCCTCGGCGTGACTGCGCAGCGAGAACACCCCGAACGGGATGCCGGAGTGGTGGGCCGCCGCCAGCGCGACCATTGCTTCGGCCACCCGGGTCGGCAGCGTGCCCGTCCCCGAGGTGGCCTCCGCGACCACCGCCGTCAACGGCCGGTTGATCCGGGTCAGCGCCAGGTCGCACAGGGCGTTCAGCGGCTCCGGCCAGGTCGCGGTCCGCGTGGCGTTCAGCCATTCGAGCCGGCCGTGCGGGTGCATCGGCAGATAGGGCGGCTCGACCCGTTCCAGCCTGCCGAACTCCCGAGCGCGGGCGAGGTATTCCTCCTCGCTCTGCTGCTTCTCCGGCGCCAGCGGCCCCGCGTCCAGCTTCGCCGCGAGGTCGTCCCAGGGCAGCACTGCACCCCCTTCGCCCCCGGCCGGCCGGGCCACCAGGTCCACGTGCGGTCCGTGCAGCCACCCCCGCCGCACATACAGCACCGGTGCGTTCAGTTCCTCGTCGAGCACCCGGACGGCCGGAAGGACGGCGCCGGCCAGCCACTCGGGATTGATGCCCCCTCGGGTGTAGAGCCGGACTCCGGTGGTGCCGCCTGGGGCACGGGCCGGAACTGCAACGGAGTCGGAATCCAGGTTCAAGCTGTGTCACCTGCCGTGATCGGGGCGGTCGGGGCGAGCCGCCGCCGATCCTGCGTCGCCGCCCGGGGAGCGGACAACGGCAAGGAGAGCCCGGCTGACATGCGTCATACGTTTGATGACACTGATCACTGACAGCGGATGAGGTATTGACGGCCGCGCGACCGGCCCGCATAGGACCGACCGAATGCGCCACGACGGCGGGTGCCGGGCCGTGCGGGAGTCATGGGCCATCGGGGACGAACGCAGCACCGACCTTCAGCAGGCTGCCCCCGTCGCTGACACCTGGCTTGCCCGAGTGATGTGGGAGTGCCGTGGTCACGTTGTGGTCGACGGTGCACGGCGGGTCATCCGATCAGCGCCCCGGTGGTGGGCAACCTGTTGCACCCGATGGGTTTCAGCCGAACTGGGCATTGCGGTTCGGGACTTGACTACCGGCACGGGTTTTGGCCATGCCCAAGACCTGCACCGGCATGGTCGAGTCCCTGCGTGTGCTGCGGATCACCCGCTCCACCGCCGTCAGGGCCCGCTGTGCGGTTCTGCAGGTGCTGCGCTGCCAGATTCTCTCCGCACCTGAGGAACTCCGCGACCGGTTACGGAACCTGACGCGCACGAGGCTCGTTTGCACCTGCGCCGCCTGGCGGCCGGACGCGGACGCCTTCCGCGACCCCGTCTCGGCCACCCGTATCGCGATCAAGCCCCTGAGCGCCGCTCCCTGGAGCCCAACGACGAGGTCGCCGCCCTCGACGCGAGGATCGAGCCTCTGGTCCGCGAGCTGGCACCCTCGCTGCTGGAACGGACCGGCTTCGGCATCGAGAACACCACCCAGCTCCTGGTCACCTGCAGCGACCACCCGCAGCGGGTCATCTACGGGGCCCGCTGCGCCAAGGCGTGCGGCGTCGCCCCGCTGCACGCCTCTTCTGGGAAGGCCCAGCGCCACCGGCCCAACCGCGGTGGCGACCGCCAGACCAACTCCGCCCTCCACGCGGCGGTGGTCTGCCGCCTGCACTACGACGAAGCCGGACCCGGAGAACCGGGAACGCGCGGTAAACGCGGAGGCCCGGTGCGAACGGTCCGTGAACTGTTGCCTGAAGGGCTTGTGGAGGTTCCTACACGGCGGCACTGTCCTC contains:
- a CDS encoding transposase translates to MHLRRLAAGRGRLPRPRLGHPYRDQAPERRSLEPNDEVAALDARIEPLVRELAPSLLERTGFGIENTTQLLVTCSDHPQRVIYGARCAKACGVAPLHASSGKAQRHRPNRGGDRQTNSALHAAVVCRLHYDEAGPGEPGTRGKRGGPVRTVRELLPEGLVEVPTRRHCPHGHDQPTLQCQET